One Bacteroidota bacterium DNA segment encodes these proteins:
- a CDS encoding helix-turn-helix domain-containing protein — protein MAANPFTEISEKLDALTQMVAEMQRQTKVSLKPVDAPLTVEEAMDYLNLSKSRLYRLTSQRGIPFIKRGQGILFNKPDLDKWLQSKRKKTADEIRQEAKRYRG, from the coding sequence ATGGCAGCAAACCCTTTCACTGAAATTTCTGAAAAATTAGATGCGCTTACCCAAATGGTAGCAGAAATGCAACGTCAAACCAAAGTAAGCCTTAAACCCGTTGATGCTCCTTTGACCGTAGAGGAGGCAATGGATTATCTTAACCTTTCTAAAAGCAGGCTTTACCGGTTAACCTCACAGCGGGGCATACCGTTTATTAAACGCGGCCAGGGTATCCTGTTCAATAAACCCGATTTGGACAAGTGGCTGCAATCCAAGCGCAAGAAGACAGCCGACGAAATCAGGCAGGAGGCAAAAAGGTACAGGGGCTAA